In a single window of the Anguilla rostrata isolate EN2019 chromosome 4, ASM1855537v3, whole genome shotgun sequence genome:
- the ociad1 gene encoding OCIA domain-containing protein 1, whose protein sequence is MSQASSGFPQHGVSPQSPVDMGYVPTDEEKRVFRECSLESFWYRSVPFSALGMAITQALVSRGVLTSSSRFGSLPKVAFAGLCGYMAGKISYVKTCQEKFKNLENSPLGEALRQGRQYQPPGISPPSQSEFEDGSQQQHEPVFQLPAEQRGPSQSYADFSYSDSTYQPAFSSVNADSAFPSAPFSSALSESAALLPAEYPTPSPIAPPYLEEEKSKKKSIFYEELRSKNRENYEVTMTQKAETLLKPTPGGATPNRATPSKDVKKNIYGDTWEE, encoded by the exons ATGTCTCAGGCGTCTTCGGGATTCCCGCAACACGGGGTTTCACCTCAG AGTCCAGTAGACATGGGTTATGTTCCCACGGACGAGGAGAAGAGAGTCTTCCGGGAGTGCAGCCTGGAGAGCTTCTGGTACAGAT CTGTGCCATTTTCCGCACTGGGCATGGCCATCACCCAGGCGCTCGTTTCCAGAG GCGTCCTGACGTCATCCAGCAGGTTTGGCTCTCTTCCCAAAGTGGCCT TTGCTGGGTTGTGTGGGTATATGGCAGGGAAGATCTCCTATGTGAAGACTTGCCAAGAGAAGTTTAAGAACCTGGAAAACTCCCCTCTGGGAGAAGCACTTCGACAGGGACGCCAATACCAGCCACCAGG GATTTCTCCTCCGAGCCAATCAGAGTTTGAGGACGGCAGCCAGCAGCAGCACGAGCCTGTCTTCCAGCTCCCAGCCGAGCAGCGTGGACCCAGCCAATCATACGCCGACTTCTCCTACAGTGACTCCACCTACCAACCCGCCTTCAGCTCTGTGAACGCTGACTCCGCCTTCCCCTCCGCCCCTTTCAGTTCTGCCCTCAGTGAGTCCGCCGCGCTACTCCCTGCCG aataccccaccccctcccccatagcCCCGCCCTACTTAGAGGAGGAGAAATCAAAGAAGAAGAGCATCTTCTACGAGGAGCTTCGCAGCAAGAACAGAGAGAACTACGAGGTCACCATGACACAGAAGGCTGAGACACTGCTCAAACCAACGCCTGGGGGCGCCACGCCCAACAGAGCCACGCCCAGTAAGGACG tgaaGAAAAACATCTACGGTGATACCtgggaagagtga
- the ociad2 gene encoding OCIA domain-containing protein 2 yields MSFEAPEKTGASRAAESKCPLGDRHVHREDVRQILRECQEESFWYRALPLSLGSLATTGALIYKGVLLPSKRFGPFPKLAAAGILGYVLGKASYVLTCRDKFRRLGFEPGRPGFGPRFWGPGFDPKDLRHCDHVCTECEKNKQSAPPETTA; encoded by the exons ATGAGCTTCGAGGCACCAGAGAAAACTGGGGCGAGCAGGGCAGCAGAGAGCAAG TGTCCTCTGGGTGACAGACATGTCCACAGGGAAGACGTGAGACAAATACTCAGAGAGTGCCAAGAGGAGAGCTTCTGGTACAGAG ctctgcctctctccctgggCAGCCTGGCCACCACTGGAGCTCTCATCTACAAAG GAGTTCTGCTCCCCTCTAAGAGGTTCGGCCCCTTCCCAAAACTGGCAG CGGCTGGTATCCTTGGTTATGTTCTGGGAAAGGCCTCTTATGTGCTAACGTGCAGAGACAAATTCCGCAGACTCGGGTTCGAGCCAGGCAGGCCAGGATTTGGACCGAGGTTCTGGGGGCCTGGCTTTGACCCAAAGGACCTGAG ACACTGTGATCACGTGTGTACAGAgtgtgaaaaaaacaagcaatctGCTCCACCAGAGACTACAGCTTAA